AGTCGGCGTCGATGCGGCCCGCCTCCGCCGCCCACTCGCCCTCGTCGTTGTACCAGCGGCGGCGCAGCTCGGGCAGGTCGTGCCCGGTCGCCGCGGTGATGCGGTCGGCGGGCCCCCGCCAGTCGTGGTCGTACAGCACGTCGTCCATGTCGAACACGAACAGGAGGCCGGCGGGGCCGGGGGAGCGGGGCGCGGATGTCACGAGGCCCAGTATGCGGGCGTCGGCGTGGCGTGGATCCTCCGCTCAGGGCCCGGGGCACGCGCTCGGCTACGATGAGCGACGACATGGCGCGCATCTACGACTGCTCAGTCGACACCGACCTCCTCCCCGGCATGAGACTCGCCCGACAGGCGGTGGGCCGCGGCGAGGTCGTCGTCATCCCCACGGACACCGTCTACGGCATCGCCGCCGACGCGTTCAACCCCGAGGCCGTCCAGCGGCTGCTCGACGCGAAGGGCCGCGGGCGCGACGCCCCGCCTCCCGTGCTCATCCCCGGCCAGTCGACCCTCGACGCCCTCGCCGACTTCGTCCCCGACGTCGTCCGCCGCATGGTGGACGAGTTCTGGCCGGGCGGCCTCACGGTGATCCTGGTGGCGCAGCCCTCCCTCGTCTGGGATCTCGGCGAGACCCGCGGCACCGTCGCCCTGCGCATGCCCGCGAACTCCTACGCGCTCGTGCTCCTGGCCGAGACCGGGCCGCTCGCCGTGTCGTCCGCCAACAAGACGGGGCAGCCCGCCGCGGCGACCGCCCAGGAGGCCGTGGACCAGCTCGGCGAGTCGGTGGACATCTTCCTCGACGGCGGAGCCGCCGGGGGAGCGGCGTCGACCATCGTCGACGCCTCGCGCGTCACGCAGGCCGGCGGCCGCGTGCGCATCGTCCGCGAGGGCGCGATCACGCGCGCGCAGATCCAGCAGCTCATCGGCGACGAGCTCGAGCCCGTCGTCACCGCGCCCGTGGAGCCGGAGCAGGCCCCCGTCCCCGACGAGCCCGAGGCCCCGCGCGGCACGGCGAGCGGCGCGGAGCCGGTCGACGGATCCGCGGATCCCGATGCGGTCACGCCCGCCGCCGAGGCCCCGGCCGCGCCCGCGGAGGCGACGCCCGCGGAGGCGACGCCCGAAGCCGGCCCGACGTACCCCGAGTTCGTCGAGCCCGCCGGCCCGGCGTCCGCCGACGCTGCGCCCGCCGACGAGTCCGCGACCGAGCCCCCCGCGGATCCGCCCGCGCACCCCCGGTGACCTACTACGCCGCCATGGCGGTCGTTTCGGCGGTCATCACGCTCGTCCTGTCGATGGTCGTCATGAAGCTCGGCTACCGATACCGGCTCTACCCGGCCATCCGCGCGCGCGACGTGCACACGCGCCCCACGCCCCGCCTCGGCGGCGTGGCCATGTTCGCCGGCATCCTGGTCGCGTTCGCGGTCGCGTCGCAGGTCTCCTGGTTCGGCCTCGTCTTCGACCGGCCCGGCCCGGTGTTCGCGATCCTCGGCGCCGCGCTCATGATCGTGGTCATCGGGGTCCTCGACGACATCTACGACCTCGACTGGATGATCAAGCTGGCCGGCCAGATCCTCGCCGCCGGCCTCCTCGCCTGGCAGGGCGTCGCCATCTCGTCGCTCCCCATCGGCGGTCTCACGGTCGGCTCGTCGCAGATGTCGATCATGCTGACGATCTTCGCCATCGTCCTCGTCATGAACGCCGTCAACTTCATTGACGGCCTCGACGGACTGGTCGCCGGCGTCGCGATCATCGCCAACGGCGCGTTCTTCCTCTACAGCTTCCTGCTCTCGGACACGGCGACGGGCCAGACCGAGCGCTTCAACCTCGCGTCGCTCATCAGCGCGATCCTCATCGGCGCGTGCCTCGGCTTCCTCCCGTTCAACTGGCACCCCGCCAAGCTCTTCATGGGCGATGCGGGCGCGCTGCTCGTCGGCCTCCTCATGGCCACCAGCGCCATCGCGGTCACGGGCGAGATCGACCCGAACCCGGAGACCTTCGGCCGCTCGCAGCTGCTGCCCGCCTTCCTGCCGATCCTGCTGCCGTTCGCGATCCTCATCGTCCCGCTGCTCGACTTCGCCCTCGCCGTCTTCCGGCGCCTCAAGGCCGGCAAGTCGCCGTTCAGCGCGGACCGCAAGCACCTGCACCACCGCCTGCTCGACATGGGCCACTCGCGCCTGCACGCGACGCTGATCTTCTACGCCTGGACCGGCGTCGTGTCCGTCGGCTGCCTGCTGATGTTCGTCGTGCAGCCCTACGCCTGGGGCGTCGCCTTCATCGCGGTCGGCATGGTCGCCTGCGCCGTCGTGACCCTCGCCCCGCTCAGCCGCCGGAAGCGCCTGGAGGCCGCGGCGCAGCTCGTGCCCGCCGCCGCCGAGTCCGAGGACGCCGCCGCGTTCGACCCGCTCGACGAGGCCGCGACCGACCGACCGCTGGCGCGCCTCACGGAGTCCGAGCTCGAGGCCGTCGAGCGCGAGCACGCGGAGCTCGCCACGGGAGCCATCGCGACCCGCCCCACCGACGCCCCGCACCCGGGGACAGCCAAGGAGACGACATGACCGACAGCCCGAGCGCCCCCGCCCCGGCGGAGCGCCCCGCGAAGAAGGACGTCTACACGCGCATCCTCGTCGGGGGAGCGCTGCTCGCCCTCGCCATCGCGGTGGTCGGCGGCATCGTCGGCTTCGCGGTCGACGGCGGCCGCGGCCTCCTCAGCGCCGTCATCGGCAGCGCCATGGCCCTCGTGTTCCTCGGGCTCACGGCCGGCAGCATCCTCTTCGCGAACCGCTTCCAGTCCTCGCCGATCTACCCGACCCTGTTCTTCTCGGTCGTGCTCGGCGCGTGGCTGCTCAAGTTCGTGGTCTTCCTCGCGGTCGCGATGGTGCTCAAGGAGCAGCCGTGGATCAACCTCGTCGTGCTCTTCGTCACGGTGATCGTCGGCGTCGTCGGAGCGCTGGTGATGGACATGATCGTGATCACCAAGGCCCGCGTGGGCTACGTCAGCGACGCGCAGCTCCCCGGGCGCTAGCTGTACTCGGCCATGACGTTGGTGACACTTCGGGGCGTGTGAAGAGGCCTCCTGGCTTGATGGAGCTGTTCAGTTCAACCATCGCCAGGAGGCCTCGATGTCCCACGGTAATGCTCGTCTGACGGTTCACGGGAGGGTTCTCCTCGTGCGGCGGGTGGTGGAGGATCGTCGGCCGGTCGCGCACGTCGCGCGGGAGCTGGGGGTGTCGCGGCAGTGCGCGCATCGATGGGTGAACCGGTTCCGTGCCGAGGGGCTGCGAGGGCTGACGGATCGGTCATCGCGGCCCCGGTCAGTACCGAGGCGAACGAGCCCGGAGCGGGAACGGGCCGTGCTGGAAGCGCGGGCCCAGTTGCGGGCGGGTCCTGCGCGGCTGGCGCCGGTGACAGGTGTTCCATCCCGTACGATCTCCCGCATCCTGCGCCGGCACGGGGCGCCGCCGTTGGCATGGTTGGACCCCGTCACCGGGGCCGTGATCCGGGCATCCCGGTCAACGGCGCACCGGTATGAGCACGAGCATCCGGGTGATCTGATCCACGTGGACGTGAAGAAGCTCGGGAGGATCCCGGACGGAGGCGGCTGGCGGGTCCACGGGCGCAGCGAGCAGGTCCGCGGCCGCGGGATCGGGTTCGATTACGTCCATGCCGCGGTCGATGACCACACCCGTCTCGCCTACGCGGAGATCCATCCCGATGAGAAAGGCGCGACCGCGGCCGGGTTCCTGACCCGCGCAGCGGCGTACTTCGCCGGGCATGGGATCACCCGGATCGAGCGGGTCATCACGGACAACGCGTTCGCCTACCGGCACTCGACCGCGTTCAAGAACGCCGTCCAGGACCTGGGCGCGCGGCAGAAGTTCATCCGCCCGCACTGCCCCTGGCAGAACGGCAAGGTCGAGCGCTTCAACCGGACCCTCGCGACCGAGTGGGCCTACCGGCAACCCTTCACCAGCAACCAACACCGGGCCGACGCGCTTGACCCCTTCATCGAGCACTACAACACTGAACGAATCCACTCAAGCCACGGGCTCACGCCCGCGGCCCGAGTGTCACCAACGTCATGACCCAGTACATCTAGCGCGCCCTCCGGCCCGGGCGCGTCCCGTCGCCGCCGCGATCAGGACTCGTCGAACGTGTTGACCATCGCGTGGGCGGCGCGCTCGAGGTAGTCCCAGAGCTGCGCCTCGTGCGTCGGCGACAGGTCGAGCGAGTCGACGGCCACGCGCATGTGCGCGAGCCACCGGTCGCGCGCGTCCGGGTTCACGCGGAACGGCATGTGCCGCATCCGCAGGCGCGGGTGGCCGCGCTGGTCGCTGTAGGTCGTGGGGCCGCCCCAGTACTGCTCGAGGAATCCGGTGAGGCGCTGGATGGCGCCCTCGAGGTCCTCCTCCGGGTACATCGCGACGAGCACCGGATCGTCAGCGACCCCCCGGTAGAACTCGCGGACGAGCCTCTCGAAGGTGGGGCGGCCGCCGACGTCCTCGTAGAACGAGTTTGCGAGCAGGTCGGCCATCAGGACTCCTCGGGCGGCGTCGCGGGCTTCCGCGGCTGGCGGGGAGCGCGGGGCGGCTTCGGGGGAGCGGCGTCCTCGGATCCCGCGGCCGTGCCGGTCGTCGCCTCGCGTGACGGCGCGGGCGCGGACGCCGGCTCCTCGGGGAGGACGGTCCAGGCGGCGGTGACCTCGTCCTCGTCCGGGTCCGCGGTGGGTGCCGGGTCCTGGGCGGGGATCATCTGCGTGGCGCGCGGGTCGGGTCGGGAACCGGCCGCGCCGCGGACGACCGGCGAGGTCGATCCGGCGGGCGCAGATGCGGCGCCTGTGGATCCGGCAGGCGAGGATGCGGGCTGGCGCTGGGCGACCTTCCGGGCGGCGCGCTTCCGGGGAGCCGGCTGCTCGGGCTGCTGCACGGGCGTGGACGCCGTGCGCGGAGGATGCGCCCCGCCCACGCTCGCGGCGCTCTCGAATCCGGTGAGCACGACGGCGGAGAGCGACGGCAGGGTGACGCCCATCGCGTCGAGGCTCGCCTTGAGGCGACCGCGGAGCTCGCGGGAGACATCGTCGCGCGCGTTGCTGCGCGTCTTGACGACGATCCGGATCACGACCGCCGACTCCGAGATCGACTCGATGCCCCACAGCTCGGGCTTCTCGACGATGCGCGAGCGCCACTTCGGGGTGGACGCGAGCTCGGTCGCGGTGGCGAGCATGCGCTCCTGCACGGACTGCACGTCGGTGTCGTAGGGCACCGCGAGGTCGATGACGACGCGCGCCCAACCCTGCGACATGTTGCCGACCCGGAGGATCTCGCCGTTGCGCACGAACCAGAGCGTGCCGTTGACGTCGCGGAGGGTCGTGATGCGGATGCCGACAGTCTCGACGACGCCCGTCGCGGGTCCGACGTCGACGACGTCGCCGACGCCGAGCTGGTCCTCCACGACCATGAACAGGCCGTTGAGAATGTCCTTGACGATGTTCTGCGCGCCGAATCCGAGGCCCGCGCCGAGGGCGGCCGTGAGGAGGGCGAGGGATGTGAGGACACCGGGTTGCGCAGCCTCCACGACGAGCGACAGCACGATCACCACGACCACCACCGTCGTGATGTTGCTGAGGACGCTGCCGAGCGTCCGCGTCCGCTGGACGACCCGGACCGCCGTCAGCGGTGACGCCTGGATTGACTGCGTGTCATCGACGTTCTGGCGCTTCTTGACGCCGGACACGATCTGGTCGACCGTGTTGCGGATCACGACCAGGAGGATCCAGCGGAGCACGATGCCGCCGACGATGTAGGACACGATCTGGATCAACGTGCCCCAGGTGGAGAAGAACGAGCCGTCGCCGCAGCACACCATGCTCAGGTCCATCGCGACGCGCTTCCGACGGGGGTGAGGAGAGGGGAGGTCATCCGGCCGAGTGTACCGGCGGCCTCCCGGGCCGGCCCTGGGTCCGTCCGCAGGAGCGGGGCGGTGCGACGAGGGGGACGGCCGCGTGCGCGACCGTCCCCCTCGGTGGAGCTCGCGGCTACTCGGCGTCCTTCGCCTGCGCCCGGAGCGCCCGCTCCACGCCCGACAGCAGCTCGCTGACGAGGCGACGGAGCGCCGGCGGCTCGGGGTTCGCGTCGAGCCAGGCGACGGTCGCGTCGCGGAGCTCCGCGTCGGCGAGCGGCGACGGGTAGAACCCGCCGATGAGCGCCGCCGCGATGGCGTAGCTGCGGGACTCCCACACGCCCTGCAGCGCGTCGAAGTACGCGCCGACGTACGGACGCAGCAGCTCGGTGTCCGCGGCGCGGCGGAAGCCGAGGCCCGTGGTGCGGACGATCGTGTTCGGCTCGGTGTCGGCCTCCCACACCGACGCCCACGCGGCCTTCTTGCCCTCGGCGGTGGGCAGCGCCGCGCGGGCCTGCGCGGCGGACTGCGCGCCCGTGGCCGTGCGGTCGGCGGCGAGTGCCTGGTCGATCTCGGCGGTGCCGGCGCGTCCGCCCGCGACGAGCGCGGTCAGCAGCTCCCAGCGGAGGTCCGCGTCGATCTCGACGCCCTCGAGCGTCTCCGTGCCGTCGAGCAGGGCCTGCACGTGATCCAGCTGCGCGGGCTCGGAGGCGACCTGCGCGAAGGTGCGCAGGAACTGGAACTGGTTGTCGGATCCCGGTGCCGCCTGCGCCGTGAGCGCCCACAGCTCGGACGCGACCGTCGCGAGCAGCTCGTCGCGGTGGTCGGGCGCCGAGTACGTGGTGGCGGCGACGGTCAGCTGCGCGAGCGCGTAGCGGAGGGCCGTCGACTCGTCCTCGGTGGCGACGTTGTCGAGCACGAGTCGCGCGTAGTCGCGGGCGCGGATCTCGCCGTCGCGCGTCGCGTCCCACACCGAGGCGAAGACGAGCGAGCGGGCGAGCGAGTCCTCGAACGCGGCCAGGTGCCGCATCGCGACCTCGAGCGACGCGGGATCCAGCCGGACCTTGGCGTACGTGAGGTCGTCGTCGTTGAGCAGCACGAGCGCGGGACGCTGGCGGCCCAGGAGCTCGGCGACGTCGGTGCGGTCGCCGTCCACGTCGAGCTCGAAGCGCTCCGTGCGGACGAGGTGCGCGTCGCGGAGCTCGTAGAAGCCGATCGCGAGGCGGTGCGGGCGGAGCGTCGGGTAGTCCTCGGCCGCCTCCTGCAGCACGGCGAACGACGTGATCACGCCGTCCTCGTCCGTCCCGATCTCGGGGCGCAGGGTGTTCACGCCCGAGGTCTTCAGCCACAGGTCGGTCCAGCGCTCGAGGTCGCGCCCGCTCGTGCCCTCGAGCTCCGAGGTGAAGTCGCGGAGGGTCGAGTTGCCGAACGCGTGGCGCTGGAAGTACGCCGCGACGCCCGCGAGGAACTCGTCCTGGCCGACGTAGGCGACGAGCTGGCGGAGCACCGACGCGCCCTTGGCGTACGTGATGCCGTCGAAGTTGACCTGCACGTCCTCCAGGTCGTTGATGGTCGCGTAGACGGGGTGCGTGCTCGGGAGCTGGTCCTGGTTGTAGGCCCACGACTTCTCGCCGGCGTTGAACGTGGTCCAGGCGCCGGTCCACTCGGTGGCCTCGGCGGTCGCGAGGGTCGAGATGTAGGTGGCGAAGGACTCGTTGAGCCACAGGTCGTCCCACCACTTCATCGTCACGAGGTCGCCGAACCACATGTGCGCGAGCTCGTGGAGGATCGTCGTGACCCGGCGTTCCTTCACCGCGTCGGTGACTTTGGAGCGGAAGACGTAGCTCTCCACGAACGTGACGGCGCCCGCGTTCTCCATCGCGCCGGCGTTGAACTCGGGGACGAAGAGCTGGTCGTACTTGGGGAACGGGTACGGGTAGTCGAAGCGCTCCTCGTAGAACGCGAAGCCCTCGCGGGTCTTCTCGAACACGTAGTCGGCGTCGAGGTGCTCCATGAGCGACTTGCGGGCGAAGACGCCGAGGGGGATCGTGCGGCCGTCGCTCGAGGTGAGCTCGCTGCGGACGACGCCGTAGGGGCCTGCGATGAGCGCGGTGATGTAGCTCGACATGCGCAGCGTCGGCTCGAAGGTCCACGTGGACGCGCCGTCCGCTGCGGCCGTGGGCTCGGGCGTGGGGGAGTTGGAGACGACCTCCCAGTGCGACGGCGCGGTGACCGTGAAGCGGAAGACGGCCTTCAAGTCGGGCTGCTCGAACACCGCGAACATGCGGCGGGAGTCCGGCACCTCGAACTGGGAGTAGAGGTACACCTCGTCGTCGACGGGATCCACGAAGCGGTGCAGGCCCTCGCCGGTGTTCGTGTACATGGCGTCGGCGACGACCGTGAGCTCGTTCTCCTGCGCGAGGTCGTCGAGGCGGATGCGCGCGCCGTCGCTGACGTCGGCGGGGTCGAGCTCGCGGCCGTTGAGGGTCACGGAGTGCACCGTGCGGGTGATCGCGTCGATGAAGGTGGACGCGCCGGCCGTGGCGGTGAAGCGCACGGTCGTGGTGGACCCGAACACCTCCGCGCCGCGGGTGAGGTCGAGCGTCACGTCGTACTCGGACACGGCCAGCAGCGCGGCGCGCTCCTCGGCCTCGACGCGGGTGAGGTTCTCTCCTGGCATGGTGCTCCTGCTCGTCCGTGAGGTGGGTGGGCCGTGCGTGCGGACGCGCCTCGCGCGACGGTGCACCTGGCGGTCGGGACCACGGGTGCGCAGGCGGAGCGGCGCCGCTTTCGGAGCCGATCCTATTGCGTCGGCTGACCTAGGCTTGCGGCATGTCCGACGTACAGAGCAGGCCCCGCACGACCGCCGTCGAGTTCTGGTTCGACCCGTCCTGCCCCTGGGCGTGGATGACCTCCCGCTGGGTCGACGAGGTCGCCCGCCACCGCGACCTCGACATCACCTGGCGCGTGATGAGCCTCGCCGTCCTCAACGAGGACAAGGCGGACGACCCGAACTTCGCCGCATTCCTCCCGCGCGCGCTCCGGTTCACGCGCCTCGTGGCCGCCGTCGAGGCAGAGCACGGCGCCGAGCACGTCAAGCCGCTGTACGACGCGCTGGGCACCCGGATCCACCTGCGCGACCAGAAGGACGCCGACGTCGTCATCCCCGAGGTGCTCGCCGAGCTCGGCCTCCCGGCGGGGCTCGCCGAGACCAGCCGCACCGACCGCTACGACGAGCCGATGCGCGCCAGCCACTTCGACGGCATCGAGCGCGTCGGCCAGGACGTCGGCACGCCCGTCATCGCGGTCGACGGCGTCGCCTTCTTCGGTCCCGTCATCTCGCCCGCGCCGAAGGGCGAGGAGGCCGTGAGGCTGTGGGACGGCGTCGTGGCCGTCGCCGCGTACCCGGGGTTCTTCGAGATCAAGCGCTCGCGCACCGTGGGCCCCATCTTCGACTGATCCTTTCCCGTCGCGCGCGCGGCGGCCGGGCGCCGAGGGCGTCCGGCCGCGGCGCGTCCGGCACCGCCCGCGCCGCGGGCACGACGCCGCCTGCGCGGCAGGAGGAGTGCACGATGCGCATCCACATCGCGACCGACCACGCCGGGCTCGACTTCTCGCGGTTCCTCGCCGAGCACCTGGGCGCCCAGGGGCACGACGTGGTCGACCACGGCCCCACCTCGTACGACCCGCTCGACGACTACCCGTCGTTCTGCATCCGCGCGGCCCGCGCGGTCGTCGCCGACCAACGCGGCGGCACCACCGCCCTGGGCGTGGTGTTCGGCGGATCCGGCAACGGCGAGCAGATCGCCGCGAACAAGGTCGAGGGCGTGCGCGCCGCGCTCGTCTGGAACCTCTCGACCGCCGTGCTCGCGCGCCAGCACAACGACGCCAACGTGATCTCCATCGGCGCCCGCCAGCACACCGTCGAGGAGGCCACGGCCTTCATCGACGCGTTCATCGCCGAGCCGTTCTCGGCGGAGGAGCGGCACGCGCGCCGCATCGCGCAGCTCGCCGAGTACGAGACGACGGGGGCCATCGCCGGTCACCCCGTCACGGACTAGGCAGCCGTGCCCGAGGGGCATTCGATCCACCGGATCGCGAAGCAGTTCGAAGCGCACTTCGTGGGGGACGTCGTGCAGGCGTCGTCGCCGCAGGGCCGGTTCGCGGAGGGCGCCGCCGTGCTCGACGGCCGGCGGCTGCTCGCCGCCAAGGCCGTCGGCAAGCAGATGTTCCTCGAGTTCGACGGCGACGTCTGGCTGCGCGTGCACCTCGGCCTCTACGGCGCGTGGGACTTCGCGGGCGACGTCACGACGCTCAACCGCATGGGGCAGAACGGGATGCGCGGCGACGTGCCCGTGGACGACCGGGTCGACGACGCACCGGTCGACGCTGCTGCCGAGGACTCGCTCGCCAGCATCGGCGCGCCCCGCCGTGCGCGACTGCGGATGGCGGAGCAGGAGAAGGTGCACGACCCGTTCTCCGCCGAGGCGTGGCCCCCCGAACCCGTCGGCCAGGTGCGCGTGCGCCTGCTCACCGAGCGGGCGGTGGCCGACCTCCGCGGCCCGACCGCGTGCGTCGTCGCCAGCCCCGACGAGGTGCAGCAGGCCATCGACAAGCTGGGCCCGGATCCCCTCGTCGACGGCGGCACGCGCTCCGAGGACCGGTTCACGGCCACCGTCCGCAAGAAGCCGACGGCCATCGGCCTGCTGCTCATGGACCAGGCGGTGGTCAGCGGGATCGGCAACGTCTACCGGGCCGAGCTCCTGTTCCGCGCCCGGCAGAACCCGCACACGCCGGGACGCGACGTGCCCGAGGACGTGGTCCGCGGACTGTGGCGCGACTGGTCGAAGCTCCTGCGCAAGGGCGTCGAGGTCGGCCAGATGATGACGATGGACGGGCTGCGCGGGAAGAAGCTCGACGCCGCGCTCCGCAACCGCGCGGACCGGCACTGGGTGTACCACCGCGAGGGGCTGCCGTGCCGGGTGTGCGGCACGAACGTCGTGATGGAGGAGGCCGCGGGCCGCAAGCTGTACTGGTGCCCGTACTGCCAGGCGTGACGCGGCGAGGCGACCGGCGCGGGACCTGGGCTGGCGCGGTGCCTCGATGATGAGGCGGGCCCGGATCCGATCGGATCCGGGCCCCTCGACCGTCGACGCGCTGGTGCTGCCGGCGGCGCTACTCGCTGATGTGGGCGAAGAGGAACCAGCGGTCCTTCTCGAGCCCGCGGGCGATCTCGATGGCGACGTCCTGGCTGTTGACGTCGATCTCGCCGAGCTCCTGCAC
This window of the Clavibacter sepedonicus genome carries:
- a CDS encoding L-threonylcarbamoyladenylate synthase, whose amino-acid sequence is MSDDMARIYDCSVDTDLLPGMRLARQAVGRGEVVVIPTDTVYGIAADAFNPEAVQRLLDAKGRGRDAPPPVLIPGQSTLDALADFVPDVVRRMVDEFWPGGLTVILVAQPSLVWDLGETRGTVALRMPANSYALVLLAETGPLAVSSANKTGQPAAATAQEAVDQLGESVDIFLDGGAAGGAASTIVDASRVTQAGGRVRIVREGAITRAQIQQLIGDELEPVVTAPVEPEQAPVPDEPEAPRGTASGAEPVDGSADPDAVTPAAEAPAAPAEATPAEATPEAGPTYPEFVEPAGPASADAAPADESATEPPADPPAHPR
- a CDS encoding globin; translation: MADLLANSFYEDVGGRPTFERLVREFYRGVADDPVLVAMYPEEDLEGAIQRLTGFLEQYWGGPTTYSDQRGHPRLRMRHMPFRVNPDARDRWLAHMRVAVDSLDLSPTHEAQLWDYLERAAHAMVNTFDES
- a CDS encoding IS481-like element IS1121 family transposase; this encodes MSHGNARLTVHGRVLLVRRVVEDRRPVAHVARELGVSRQCAHRWVNRFRAEGLRGLTDRSSRPRSVPRRTSPERERAVLEARAQLRAGPARLAPVTGVPSRTISRILRRHGAPPLAWLDPVTGAVIRASRSTAHRYEHEHPGDLIHVDVKKLGRIPDGGGWRVHGRSEQVRGRGIGFDYVHAAVDDHTRLAYAEIHPDEKGATAAGFLTRAAAYFAGHGITRIERVITDNAFAYRHSTAFKNAVQDLGARQKFIRPHCPWQNGKVERFNRTLATEWAYRQPFTSNQHRADALDPFIEHYNTERIHSSHGLTPAARVSPTS
- a CDS encoding mechanosensitive ion channel family protein encodes the protein MDLSMVCCGDGSFFSTWGTLIQIVSYIVGGIVLRWILLVVIRNTVDQIVSGVKKRQNVDDTQSIQASPLTAVRVVQRTRTLGSVLSNITTVVVVVIVLSLVVEAAQPGVLTSLALLTAALGAGLGFGAQNIVKDILNGLFMVVEDQLGVGDVVDVGPATGVVETVGIRITTLRDVNGTLWFVRNGEILRVGNMSQGWARVVIDLAVPYDTDVQSVQERMLATATELASTPKWRSRIVEKPELWGIESISESAVVIRIVVKTRSNARDDVSRELRGRLKASLDAMGVTLPSLSAVVLTGFESAASVGGAHPPRTASTPVQQPEQPAPRKRAARKVAQRQPASSPAGSTGAASAPAGSTSPVVRGAAGSRPDPRATQMIPAQDPAPTADPDEDEVTAAWTVLPEEPASAPAPSREATTGTAAGSEDAAPPKPPRAPRQPRKPATPPEES
- a CDS encoding ribose-5-phosphate isomerase, whose protein sequence is MRIHIATDHAGLDFSRFLAEHLGAQGHDVVDHGPTSYDPLDDYPSFCIRAARAVVADQRGGTTALGVVFGGSGNGEQIAANKVEGVRAALVWNLSTAVLARQHNDANVISIGARQHTVEEATAFIDAFIAEPFSAEERHARRIAQLAEYETTGAIAGHPVTD
- a CDS encoding MraY family glycosyltransferase; protein product: MTYYAAMAVVSAVITLVLSMVVMKLGYRYRLYPAIRARDVHTRPTPRLGGVAMFAGILVAFAVASQVSWFGLVFDRPGPVFAILGAALMIVVIGVLDDIYDLDWMIKLAGQILAAGLLAWQGVAISSLPIGGLTVGSSQMSIMLTIFAIVLVMNAVNFIDGLDGLVAGVAIIANGAFFLYSFLLSDTATGQTERFNLASLISAILIGACLGFLPFNWHPAKLFMGDAGALLVGLLMATSAIAVTGEIDPNPETFGRSQLLPAFLPILLPFAILIVPLLDFALAVFRRLKAGKSPFSADRKHLHHRLLDMGHSRLHATLIFYAWTGVVSVGCLLMFVVQPYAWGVAFIAVGMVACAVVTLAPLSRRKRLEAAAQLVPAAAESEDAAAFDPLDEAATDRPLARLTESELEAVEREHAELATGAIATRPTDAPHPGTAKETT
- a CDS encoding Fpg/Nei family DNA glycosylase encodes the protein MPEGHSIHRIAKQFEAHFVGDVVQASSPQGRFAEGAAVLDGRRLLAAKAVGKQMFLEFDGDVWLRVHLGLYGAWDFAGDVTTLNRMGQNGMRGDVPVDDRVDDAPVDAAAEDSLASIGAPRRARLRMAEQEKVHDPFSAEAWPPEPVGQVRVRLLTERAVADLRGPTACVVASPDEVQQAIDKLGPDPLVDGGTRSEDRFTATVRKKPTAIGLLLMDQAVVSGIGNVYRAELLFRARQNPHTPGRDVPEDVVRGLWRDWSKLLRKGVEVGQMMTMDGLRGKKLDAALRNRADRHWVYHREGLPCRVCGTNVVMEEAAGRKLYWCPYCQA
- the pepN gene encoding aminopeptidase N translates to MPGENLTRVEAEERAALLAVSEYDVTLDLTRGAEVFGSTTTVRFTATAGASTFIDAITRTVHSVTLNGRELDPADVSDGARIRLDDLAQENELTVVADAMYTNTGEGLHRFVDPVDDEVYLYSQFEVPDSRRMFAVFEQPDLKAVFRFTVTAPSHWEVVSNSPTPEPTAAADGASTWTFEPTLRMSSYITALIAGPYGVVRSELTSSDGRTIPLGVFARKSLMEHLDADYVFEKTREGFAFYEERFDYPYPFPKYDQLFVPEFNAGAMENAGAVTFVESYVFRSKVTDAVKERRVTTILHELAHMWFGDLVTMKWWDDLWLNESFATYISTLATAEATEWTGAWTTFNAGEKSWAYNQDQLPSTHPVYATINDLEDVQVNFDGITYAKGASVLRQLVAYVGQDEFLAGVAAYFQRHAFGNSTLRDFTSELEGTSGRDLERWTDLWLKTSGVNTLRPEIGTDEDGVITSFAVLQEAAEDYPTLRPHRLAIGFYELRDAHLVRTERFELDVDGDRTDVAELLGRQRPALVLLNDDDLTYAKVRLDPASLEVAMRHLAAFEDSLARSLVFASVWDATRDGEIRARDYARLVLDNVATEDESTALRYALAQLTVAATTYSAPDHRDELLATVASELWALTAQAAPGSDNQFQFLRTFAQVASEPAQLDHVQALLDGTETLEGVEIDADLRWELLTALVAGGRAGTAEIDQALAADRTATGAQSAAQARAALPTAEGKKAAWASVWEADTEPNTIVRTTGLGFRRAADTELLRPYVGAYFDALQGVWESRSYAIAAALIGGFYPSPLADAELRDATVAWLDANPEPPALRRLVSELLSGVERALRAQAKDAE
- a CDS encoding mycothiol-dependent nitroreductase Rv2466c family protein, whose translation is MSDVQSRPRTTAVEFWFDPSCPWAWMTSRWVDEVARHRDLDITWRVMSLAVLNEDKADDPNFAAFLPRALRFTRLVAAVEAEHGAEHVKPLYDALGTRIHLRDQKDADVVIPEVLAELGLPAGLAETSRTDRYDEPMRASHFDGIERVGQDVGTPVIAVDGVAFFGPVISPAPKGEEAVRLWDGVVAVAAYPGFFEIKRSRTVGPIFD